In Thermodesulfobacteriota bacterium, one DNA window encodes the following:
- a CDS encoding HAD family phosphatase, which produces MIRLFVFDLGGVILPFEHTQIADKLYEKSLLRNTLTPKEIFNFLFAHEDGLVNSYEEGKMSSWDFFLLIKERFKLELSFEEFKEVWNPIFQENEEVKEIIHALKLKGFPLFLLSNTNELHFSYIKAKYPVVHLMDRWILSYEIGAKKPKRAIYEAIFENVSFSPHEILYVDDIPRYVKAASELGMKAVVFSDAGSLKDFIRQNGVHID; this is translated from the coding sequence ATGATAAGGCTTTTTGTTTTTGATCTCGGCGGGGTGATCCTTCCTTTCGAACACACTCAGATTGCGGATAAGCTTTATGAAAAATCTTTGCTCCGTAATACTCTAACCCCGAAGGAAATATTCAATTTCCTTTTCGCTCACGAAGATGGGCTTGTGAATTCTTATGAAGAGGGAAAGATGTCGTCTTGGGATTTTTTCCTCCTCATAAAGGAAAGGTTTAAGCTAGAGCTGAGTTTCGAAGAGTTCAAAGAAGTTTGGAATCCAATATTTCAGGAAAACGAAGAGGTAAAGGAGATAATACACGCCTTAAAATTAAAAGGCTTTCCACTCTTTCTTCTAAGCAATACAAATGAACTCCACTTTTCCTACATAAAGGCAAAGTATCCAGTTGTTCACCTCATGGACAGATGGATACTCTCGTATGAAATAGGAGCCAAAAAGCCCAAAAGGGCCATATATGAGGCCATATTTGAGAATGTGAGTTTTTCCCCTCATGAAATTCTTTACGTCGACGACATCCCTCGATACGTTAAAGCGGCTTCCGAGCTAGGGATGAAGGCTGTCGTATTTAGCGATGCAGGATCTTTAAAGGACTTCATAAGACAGAACGGGGTACATATCGATTGA